A single region of the Chryseobacterium sp. 6424 genome encodes:
- a CDS encoding ferredoxin — protein MVIVTLQREKCIGCNYCAEFAPEYFRMSKKDGKSVLLKTLDKKGFYTMKTPNHEAFEPCEKAAKACPVKIISVKEI, from the coding sequence ATGGTTATCGTTACACTTCAACGCGAAAAATGCATTGGCTGTAATTATTGCGCGGAATTTGCGCCGGAATATTTTCGGATGTCAAAGAAAGACGGCAAATCGGTTTTACTTAAAACGCTCGATAAAAAAGGATTCTATACGATGAAAACACCTAATCATGAGGCTTTTGAACCTTGCGAGAAAGCGGCGAAAGCCTGTCCTGTGAAAATAATTTCGGTGAAAGAAATATAA